Proteins from a single region of Candidatus Dormiibacterota bacterium:
- a CDS encoding SDR family oxidoreductase, whose amino-acid sequence MSRRALVTGAASGLAAGIAPELVAAGFELVAITYRTTPPDQTLAAIRAAGADATATRVDFLDDERTIASTLDTLVRESGPFDTLVHAVGPLVVRPFERTTMAEYHEMFDGNVRSAVLCAHALLPSMRERRFGRVVFFGMNGASQTVPFRGFSLHQAAKSAVVAFARSLALEEAGYGITVNVIEPGDIRQKSIDRARARELIAGTPRGRPGSYQDVADTVRFLVDADRDFITGAVIGVTGGLKGAAERNASDQ is encoded by the coding sequence GTGAGCCGGCGGGCTTTGGTTACGGGCGCCGCGTCGGGCTTGGCCGCGGGTATCGCCCCGGAGCTTGTGGCTGCGGGATTCGAACTGGTTGCGATCACGTACCGAACGACGCCCCCGGACCAAACGCTGGCCGCGATTCGCGCGGCCGGGGCGGATGCGACGGCAACGCGCGTCGATTTTCTCGACGACGAGCGAACGATCGCCTCCACGCTCGACACCTTGGTGCGCGAGAGCGGCCCCTTCGACACGCTCGTCCATGCGGTAGGCCCGCTCGTCGTGCGGCCGTTCGAACGGACGACGATGGCGGAGTACCATGAAATGTTCGACGGCAACGTTCGCAGCGCGGTGTTGTGCGCGCACGCGCTCCTGCCTTCGATGCGCGAGCGCCGATTCGGGCGCGTCGTATTCTTCGGCATGAACGGCGCAAGCCAAACGGTTCCGTTCCGCGGCTTCTCGTTACATCAAGCCGCAAAGAGCGCGGTGGTAGCGTTCGCGCGCTCCTTGGCGCTCGAAGAAGCGGGCTACGGTATCACCGTCAACGTCATCGAGCCGGGCGACATTCGTCAAAAGAGCATCGATCGCGCTCGAGCGCGAGAATTGATTGCCGGCACCCCTCGCGGACGGCCGGGAAGCTACCAAGACGTCGCCGATACCGTGCGCTTCCTGGTCGACGCCGATCGCGATTTCATCACCGGTGCCGTGATCGGCGTTACCGGGGGGTTGAAGGGGGCCGCCGAGCGAAACGCGTCGGACCAATGA
- a CDS encoding DsbA family oxidoreductase, with the protein MQVDLWTDVACPWCYIGVSRFERALAQAGVDVALRIHPYQLDPEAPIPGVPAIDRYRRKFGDEAEAIVERVTSTARADGLDFDLERAITANTFDAHRAIAYAQRLGKGSELERSLYHAYFAEGLDVSDRNVLADRAASIGIDREQIAAYLDGDAGVDDVRRELMQAIEIGITGVPSFLFNGEFMVPGAVDEQSFVRILRQMQAMPGDRP; encoded by the coding sequence ATGCAAGTCGATCTTTGGACCGATGTCGCGTGCCCGTGGTGCTACATCGGCGTTTCGCGTTTCGAGCGTGCGCTGGCGCAGGCGGGCGTGGACGTTGCGTTGCGCATCCATCCATACCAACTCGACCCCGAAGCCCCTATCCCGGGAGTCCCCGCGATCGACCGCTACCGGCGCAAATTCGGCGATGAAGCCGAGGCGATCGTCGAACGCGTCACCTCGACGGCGCGTGCCGACGGCCTCGATTTCGATCTCGAGCGGGCGATTACGGCAAATACCTTCGATGCGCATCGCGCGATCGCATACGCGCAGCGGCTCGGGAAGGGCTCCGAGCTCGAACGCTCGCTCTACCATGCGTACTTTGCCGAGGGGCTCGATGTGAGCGATCGCAACGTGTTGGCGGATCGCGCCGCAAGCATCGGCATCGATCGCGAGCAGATTGCTGCGTATCTCGACGGCGACGCCGGCGTCGACGACGTGCGGCGAGAACTCATGCAGGCGATCGAGATCGGTATTACCGGGGTACCGTCGTTTCTCTTTAACGGCGAGTTTATGGTGCCGGGCGCGGTCGACGAGCAGAGTTTCGTACGAATACTTCGGCAGATGCAGGCCATGCCGGGCGACCGGCCGTGA
- a CDS encoding copper amine oxidase N-terminal domain-containing protein, which translates to MKSKIVRFLGVATAAALLAQPAIALANPVTVVVNGSQMQFDQPPIEQAGRVFVPLRGVFERLGATVVYSNGLINATGNGRSISLHIGSTQATVNGQTQYLDVAPFEVGARTLVPLRFVAQALGAAVSWDQASSTVTINGSGNGSGGAAPAQNNLSFALTAKRPTGNVQTAYPAIHAAFSEPVNRNTLRVAIDGRDVTANVYANPNGFDVTPPFALSSGTHHVRVTGTTQAGASFATGWAFNSGAATSQNYIRALQPQAGGVVPSSFALTGRTLPGSQVHIVATGQASAMGGLLQVGTGTFQTDTTADGNGVFRANISINAVNGGSVRVLIQSTAPGGASIERSFNYST; encoded by the coding sequence ATGAAGAGCAAGATTGTACGCTTCCTGGGCGTGGCCACCGCAGCCGCGCTCCTCGCCCAGCCGGCGATCGCGCTGGCAAATCCGGTCACCGTCGTCGTGAACGGCTCGCAGATGCAGTTCGACCAGCCGCCGATCGAGCAGGCCGGCCGCGTATTCGTACCGCTCCGCGGCGTGTTCGAGCGGCTCGGTGCGACCGTGGTGTATTCGAACGGCCTGATCAATGCAACCGGAAACGGACGCTCGATCTCGCTGCATATCGGATCGACGCAGGCGACGGTGAACGGGCAAACGCAGTATCTCGACGTGGCACCGTTCGAAGTCGGAGCGAGAACGCTGGTTCCGTTGCGGTTCGTCGCGCAGGCGCTCGGCGCGGCCGTCAGCTGGGACCAAGCGAGTTCGACCGTCACCATCAATGGATCGGGCAACGGGTCCGGCGGAGCGGCTCCGGCGCAAAACAACCTGTCATTCGCGCTTACGGCGAAGCGTCCGACGGGCAACGTTCAAACGGCCTACCCGGCTATCCATGCCGCGTTTAGCGAACCGGTCAACCGCAATACCCTGCGCGTGGCGATCGACGGTCGCGACGTAACGGCGAACGTCTATGCGAATCCGAACGGGTTTGACGTGACGCCGCCCTTCGCGCTTTCAAGCGGCACGCACCACGTGCGCGTGACCGGAACGACGCAAGCCGGGGCAAGCTTTGCCACCGGTTGGGCATTCAACAGTGGCGCGGCAACTTCCCAAAACTACATTCGCGCGTTGCAGCCGCAGGCCGGCGGCGTCGTACCGTCGAGCTTCGCCCTAACCGGGCGGACCCTGCCGGGATCGCAGGTCCACATCGTGGCCACGGGTCAAGCCTCGGCCATGGGAGGCCTCCTCCAAGTTGGAACGGGCACGTTCCAGACCGATACGACGGCGGACGGTAACGGTGTCTTTCGCGCCAACATCTCGATCAATGCGGTCAACGGCGGGAGCGTCCGCGTGCTCATTCAATCGACCGCACCGGGTGGCGCCTCGATCGAGCGTTCCTTCAACTACAGCACGTAG